The nucleotide window CAAAATGTGCAAATCAATGAAGATGTGATCAATCACATCCCACGCTCTTCcggaaattagtttgtgaaacttgtTGGTTCGGCATGCCCTTAACATGCGTTGCAGTGTGTTTTTATGTGGACAGAGATTTCCTTAAAAATAAAAGCAGGAGCATTCTGCTTATAAAAATACCTGTGTACGTGAACATGGCTTTAGTTTCCCATTTTGTGCTGAGTTCATACTGcatgattttcacagtatttggaTCGCCGTTGTTTTGACAATGCATCACTCTCTGAGGTAGCGTTCAGTTGCTGCTGTGTTTATACTGTATGAATGATCAGTGACATTAGAACAAACATTGCAGGACTACACTCAAAACAGTGGCTGACTACTTGTAAACACACAAGAAGTGATAAGAAATTAACACAAAACTATGTGCGAGACTAGAAATAATACAAAAAGAGTTCAATCAGAACTCATTCACAAGCAGGACTTTGAAAAGCTGACATATCTAGATAGTTAGCATGTTGAATATTTCACAGACGATGGTGACACGCTAGCGATCCTCTCAGTTTGCATCTTTCCTACTGTGTGACTGACTTTAGCTTGAATGAGCACTGACTGACTTCCGATTTCGGGCATTTGTCTGCAATTTCACAAAAACTGTCGGCGAGTGAAAATCGTGCAGTGTGAACTTGGCATTAGAGTAGGTCAACTAAAGTTCtagttttcatttaattaaattgaatttgtcTTATTGAAGTGGGCCTCTGAAGTTTACATCATGATCATCTCCAGTACTCGTCAGAATCTGCagactgttgttttttttaatttcttgctcagaattttgtgaaaaatctgcagatttctgatCTAATGTAGACCTTGTCATGTCTTCTTCATATGCATATTTCAGTCCATGATCACCGTTGCTATCATAACTGTCATATGTGGGCTTGTTGAGCCAGTCGGGTTCATATTTAGTTTTGGTGTAAACAAAAGCCTCCTCAACTTCAGTTTCACCATTCCCCTTCAGGATCTCCAGCTGGATGAGGGTGCGCTGGTACCAGTCTGGACATTCCTCAAACCAGTCCAGAAACTCCAGCATCTTCTGGTCAACGCTGTAGATCTCACCGTAGACCCGCTGTCCAGAGCCAGGCACATTCAGCAGGAAGGGGATGTTGCATTCGCCAGTGATCACCAGTGGGTATGGCTCTACGGTTCGGGCACAAGTGATGAACTCAGCTTGCCCATTGCTAGAGtcaatcaatctaaaataattCGGCTGGCCTTTCTTTAGTGTCCCGTACACAAACACAAGAGGCATGCGGACAGCagggatgatgaagatgatgaagagctAGGAGTCagaatttactcacttttaaaatTTGCAAATTACCTAAACCATGAGGGGTCTGTAAagagaaataaaataagatttaaaaatataaaataaaaccccaaaaaaatacaaataaaataaaaagagtttgTAAAGAGATATAAATTCAAATCAAAATTTAACCAAGGTTAATAAAAATTACACTAAAATGAttgaaagaataaaataatttctgTGCTTCCATACATTTTATGACGGgtacacattgaaaaaaaaatactaatcacCTAGTAATGTTTATGTTAATgttttagtaataataacaacaataacatgtCAGCAGACATTAATACATTTATGACATTTGGCTAATtatgtataaatttatatattttacatattatgaCCTTACGTGGGTAGCTAATACTGTCTGGCAAAAGTACCCAAAATACTCGGTCGAGCAAACACTTATCTTTACCTGAAACAGTGGGACGAATATTTAACGTTTACACACGTTGTGTTTACACAAAACTATTACACGTCACAGACATGACGACTCCTTGGTAAATGACACAGTTAATAATAGCATTCAAgtgtaaatacttttttaaaacgcAAACATTACGTGTTGTTTGAAGCACAAAGACTTATATTCCATTCAGAATTGGATTTTGCGCAGTAGCCGAACTTAATCAACATTACAGCAGTTCAGTCTGTGTGATAAAATTAGATGCGCGATGACGAGTAGTGATATAGACTGTATATCATTATAACGTTAGCTAACTTAAAGACGCCGAACTTTTTTTCTAGCCCAGCCCATTCACAACTAAACCAGAAGGGTCAACATGAAGGCAAGTACGTTTCTTACCGAACATTTAGGAAATCCTTTTATATTTAAAAGTCACACTGAAAGTTTGATCTTCATCGGACAAACATGACGAACTAAACTTCGTTCGGCAGTTACTTAAGCAGTTCCGGCTTTCACGTTTACAAATAAGGAAATGACGTCAGAAACAAGGATGACACGTCTGTAAAATCATGGAATGTTAGTCAATGATTGTATCCTaagttattatttatgtttatttgtatagaaATATTTGTAagactagtttatttatttattattaatatttttttctctctactGTTATGTTTTTGCTTCATTATCATTTTTGGTTGTTGCTGTTGTAACTATAGCAATGTTTTTGGATGAAGTATATATACGAATTGTTGTATTATTACTTAATGTAGTgtttcaaatatataataataaaaataatcattggaTGTAGAAATGCTGTACACTATActttgtgtaatttaatttattttaatttatttatctttgctttttttttttggttgatttttacCATTGTTGTATTAGCTTTTCTTGTGTTTCATAATTTGTATCGTGTTGCATGTTTGTTCCTGACGGTTATGCaataaaaaagaaatagcttGTGCAAATGTGACTTAAGAGTTTCTCTACAAACACCAGCCAAAGCACATCataataactaattaactaactgctggatataaataaataaatcttaaattcagttaaatataatgtatacattTGCGTGAAAAATATTTGTCATAAGCAGCAGCTAAAATGATTTAAGTACTAaaattcaactaaaataaaatatagaaaaagaaaagtgaaactaaaaacactaaaacaaagtaaaagaaaaagcaaagacaaaacaataaaacaataaaaacaacaaaattaccatttaattttgtaaaatgtaatgtacATATGGTGAAATCAAGATGTACACcttataaaacacaatttaaaaggtATATGagttaaaaaagcaaaacaaaaacaaataaaaatgtaaacaaaaaaaaaataatcataaagtgggtcaaaaaaatcttcagattttgttatttgttcataaaacaatcagcactgtgcttcagaagaaattattttaatgtaaagtgCAATTCAATTTACTCATGAAAGTATAAAGTATATTGTATACAGTAGTACACAGTATTGTACAGTTATTCACAGAAAGATAATTCCTGATCGCTACATATAAAGTACTCCAGTGTTTTTCCCCTAATAAAGCACAACATATTTCAATCAAATAATTTTTacacaatttatatttatatatatatatatatatatatatatatatatatatatatatatatatatatatatatatacacacacatttttgtgcaAATCATACATTATAAAAATAGATCTTAAAGATTGTGTCCAGTTTAATAATCTAAAGCGTTCCTGCATCTGGTAAATTGTAATAAAGTGCCATATAACACACAGTAATTCACCCTATTTGTTTTGCATGCCGTTAAATTATACCACCCAACACCAAATAAAGAATCCGGctacaaaatgaacaattaagtaacaacaaatcattattatcagtcattattattatcacattTTATAACATGCTTTGACTTCAAACTTAGGTAAGTTTTTAtggaaattacttgccttaaagggactttaaagGGATTTACTACAGATCATGGAACTGTGCTTCACTGACAAGATGTGTATGAATATCCCAACATTGCTTAACAGTGTTTgtgattttatttcaattaacggacccttttcacaagtctGTTATGTTGCATTTACGaatcttaaatccttaaatgtttttaatattttgatttttaaaacataaCCAAATATAACCATGTACATGCatttatgtgtgtattatatcatatttgcatcaaattacaaaaataaataaattaccgtTTTTGCAAGACGTTTAAAATTCAGTGTCTATTGgaggacaggacagtaaattgaATTCTTCTTAATCATTAAATattcttttaattattaataattctctcttctggctgctgttatcagtctcacactactGTTTTCCTTCCtatgaaagtcttgataacaccattgtgtagtttttcttttattatttcaacaaataagattgtaaataatgatttgttgtacttcctcattcactgtgctctaagtttacccaaataTGATGGCTGCTGAGAAACCTGATATTGTGAAAAAGATCCATCGCCCAAGCTCTACCAGAAGTTATTATTCTCTTATTCTCGAGGCACACAATTGTTTCCAGGATCACCGGTGGCATCATAAACACTGAATGTGGGTTTGTTGAGCCAGTCAGGATCAAATGTAGAGGTGCTGTAGACAAAAGCCTCCTCAGAATCTCCATTCCCCTTCAGGATCTTCAGCTGGATGGAGGTGCGCTGGTAGAGATCTGGACATTCCTCAAACTCATCCAGGAAATCCAGCATATTCTGGTCAACGTTGTAGATCTCACCGTAGACCTGCTGTCCAGAGCCAGGCACATTCAGCAGGAAGGGGAATTTGTCTTTGGTGGCGATCACCATAGGGTATGGATCTTTGGTCCGGGCACAGGTGATGAACTCAGCTTGACCGTGTGTAGTGTTTGTCAGTTCATGATAGTTTGACTGGCCTTTCTTTAGTGTGCCGTACACAAACACGTTAATGCACAATGCAGGGAGCACAATATTTGAGAAAACCTGTGGGTCAGAGAAACGTAATCAATTTTCAGTGTAAAAACTGGAAAAACAATCATGATTAATCCATTTGTGTGGTAATAAAGggtatgcccctttttacaagatgtaaaatgtgTCTGTGATGTCCCTtgagtgaagtttcagctcaaaataccacacaaataatgttttctaactctctgaaatagactcttttaggctttgatcctaattgtggcaatttggtgactgtcactttaaatttaaatgaaattgcaCTCTCTTTTGAGAAGAGGGCAGAGCTAcagatgcctatgtgtcagcatagtggcagattcaaaagcaAGACTTACATTATCTGtgtggaaaaactgaaaatgtgaaaACAAGAGTCTCAGAATGCGTCAGTCTATGGAAACCCCTGCCgctgttcatttgtgcttcatctaaaactcccCAATTATGATCCTCTTagttgctgacattatcttcagcagctcaaacactctactAAACAGatagctgcttctcactcagggctgtctatgatAATGAGGGAGCAATGGTCActagtgtttctgcagactagtGTGATCAGCAACAGCAGCAAAGATCCTTTGTCCTACTGAATATTCTCCTTTTTCAGCTgcttctttcttgatttttatttttattaaaattacaggttccaagttgtttgttaaaaccaatgttttttgcagtaatatttttgtatgaaTGCAAAAAAAGACATTCGTCTCCTCAATTTTTGCTCATCTGAAAAATGATCCGATTCGTGACTCAAAAACCATAGTGTAGTCCGAAGCGTGAaatttgtgatccattacaccactaacacaactgtttaaactaCCCTTATAATTGTGATTTTTGCTTTATAGCTCACCttttattgtactgtattgtatgaatgaattaagttaaaactaaaataaatagaataCAATTATTTAAGTGATTTGTGGACAAAAAGcctaaaatttaataaaaataaataagggaaaaatACATGTGTACATAAAGGGTTTGGTAAGAAACAtccaaacaatatatatatatatatatatatatatatatatatatatatatatatatatatatatatatatatataaaatacttacAAATAAGGAAAGTTTcttaaatgatataaaataaacatattaaataaaatggaTTAAACATTTCAACACTGTCATgtgtaaaacacaaaaacaacctaAACTTTCTGGAAGAACATTAagctataaaaaaacaaatactgtgtgtGGACAAGTGCATTCACAACTAGTCTAAACGGGATGTACCTGATATTTCAAATAAAGTAGTTTAATTCATTAGAGAATATGCtgtacacaaatatatacacgTTATACACTAATATGAgagttttatttcagttattaaTCACAATCCAGGTATGTAAATATAGGTATGTGTTGAGACGCCATCAAACAGTCGCTTGTATGTAGTAAAGTTTTTAAAGCACAGCCATTTTTAATATTCAAACTCGAGCTTTCGTTGGTTTAAACaagatttatatatgaatattatcACATTAACATCAGTCTGTCTAGTTAGACTGTACCAAAGTCCCTTACGTAACCTCGCGAAAAACACCTACTTTTATTATATAAACCAGAAGTTAAGTAAGCATTCTTACCAGCAGCAATATATGGATTGCAATCATTTTCAGAGGTCAGACTGAAAGTTTTATCAACGTCGGACGAACAGAGCTGCTTTAAAGTCCCTTGACAGATCAAACTGAGTAAACACTTCCGGATATCTAAAGGAATGACGTCAGACGAGGATGATATTTACAGGTACTTAAAATTTGTACTTCAGGCAACAGTTAAAATACACTCAGCATGAATACAATTTCTGCAAATGAatcttgtataaataaataattattaaacgtGTTTATGGGTGATAGCGACATCTGGCTGTCATAAATACAGTGATTACGTCAGACAACTTTGATCGACGGTAGCCTACAGTATGTAAACAAAATAGTTCAGACAAATGATAGtcatataatatttatacaactATTGATATTATATAGACAATCAATGTTAGCCTGTAGGTTCTGCTGTAAATCAGATTCATCAAAGCTAACTTCAGTGTTTTCAGACTCTgcagcactttcactttcacttttagcCCTTAATACGAAAAACTTTGGCTCTGATGTTTTACactcacttttattttaatttaatcactTACATAATTACTTATATTCTATTACtatgtattattatcattgcacgttttaatgttatttataataatattaacacttTTACTTTTAGCCCAAATCATGAAAAgttttgtgtatgtttttgtttactttattttaataacataatCACATAggacattttttttctgtcactatGCAATATTAGCATTACCTTTTTatgttattcaataatattaaataGCATAGcagtagtacactgtaaaaaaaatgcaggttTCCACACAATACATTCATTTTGTCCCAACGCAAACTGTTTAAGTTAACATAACACATTTAAGTACATTAAACTTAACAAAatcaagttgtcccaaaaaatatCAAGAATTGAGTTGGCCTCTTTGTCGGTGACAAGTAATTCTAATCTAATAAAGCACCTCACGTCTTGTGAGTTGTGAAAGgtgcaataaatatttaaagatcTAAACCATCTGTGGTGTTTTATTGAGCaactaatttcattcattttcttttcggctttgtccttttaataatctagggtcgccacagcggaatgaaccgccaacttatctagcatatgttttacacagcaggtgcccctccagccacaactcatcattgggaaacataataataataatgtacatcATAATATGTTGAGTTTGATGgttgtctctcacattgtcccacaacaacattaaaatagtgtagattagtgtacagggttttatatttattttatagtcatgTAACATTAGatgttttttaaagtaacacaattgctggttttatattcacacattcgttcatttagaagtctctatattatttaccatgttactttgaatattcgatagGAATTGGCATgcaaatatgacttgaaaacaacattaagacTGTTTACTTgtctgtgaacaatgttgtactttgatagtcattggctgctaatatgatttcactgtttggagtttcaaataatactttttttattaaggggaaagtctgaatgtgcgaatataaaaccaactttacctctatcaatTGTTATATTCCCTGGTATAACTTGTAATTATGTAACTTAGTTCCTATTTGtgaaaagtaactagtaactaattactctttaaaaaaaacatgcccAACACTGCTGGTAGGCAAGAAAATAGtgcattaaaaatgtttgttgtttgctcaaactacttatacTGTAtacaatgagctgaaacaacacaatgctagagttttttttgggacaactcaattgtttcatgttcattcCACTTAAAACTTATAacataacttaattcctttatgttgtcccaacacaaatcaatagtgtggaacccagcatttcttcTTAAAGTGTTTGAATCAAATGTAATAAAGCACAGCAACCACACAGCAATCCTAGCAACAGCACTAATATCATTCCTAACATTAAAACAGcccctaaataaataaaacaaaacatcatcTGAGGCCTCGTTTCGTCTGATATTTCCCTGGGCAGGAGGTAAACAGTGGTATCTGATGTAAACCGCTCAGACACCAGAGCTGGTGACACTTTTATGAGCATCTCGGGTGAGTTTGAGCAGATGTGGAGCTTCACTGACAGCTGTCTGATCGTCCTGCAGAAACACCAGCCAGAATCAAACACTCATTTAACCAGCATTTCACATCAGCCAACAACATTTACCTCCTGTTGAGGGACACACACTTTAAAATCACTTTGCTTAAACTCAGATCCTCATATTTCCCTACAAATAGTCAGTGAAAAGAGGAAAAATAGTAATCACGAGTGTTACTGACACCTAGAATaacaatttaaatatgtaaaaatgtgtaataataaattaaatacaggTCAGATGTCATCATTAGTAaagcattttgtgtgttttgcaaTGTTGTTGTGTTTGCAGGGTGAAACTCAAACTCAGATCATCACATTTCTACACAACTAATCAGTGAAAAGAGGAAAATCTGAAATCAGCAGTGCTATTTTTGAcacctaaaacaattaaaagagaaaaacagTCATGCAAATGTAAATACAGATCAGATGTTATCATTATTAAGCAGTATATTGTGTATTTTGCATTCTTGTTGTGTTTGCATGATGACACCATTTACCTCCTGTTGAGGGAAACACACTAAAATCACTTTGCTTAAACTCCGGTCATCATATTTCCCTGCAAATAATCAGCAAAAAGAGGAAACTCAGTGTTATTATTGACACTTAAAGCAACAATTTAAACAGCACATGAAAACTGTTATAACAGATTATATACAGATCAGATGTTACCATTATTAAACCATATTGTGTGAGTTTGTATGGTGAATCTAATAAAAAACCTAAATTAAATTTAGTCAATGtaataaaacatcaataaaacatATTTGTGGTGTCTATACAAGTATATAGGggacaatatgttttattttttaattttttttaaatttaatttaattttttatttttttaaatttctaataaaattaaaatttttaatatatttaaaatataatctgataatatatatttaaaatataatctgataataatgtaaaagtaataaaataaatgacacaaaaatcataattttaaaatgttaaaagttaaaagtaataaaatataaatataataaaatataaataatataaaatgtatgacttttttagtgacagatggtaaaattaaattctgaatatatatatatatatatatatatatatatatatatatatatatatatatatatatatatacacatatcacACAGAAATCCTAACAACAGCAATGCACTAATATCATTCCTAACATTAAAACaaccacaaaataaatatatatatatacacacacatatacatatatatacatacacacacacacacacacacacacacacacacacacacacacacacacacacacacacatacacacactgaggATTGACCAGATGTATCTTTTTAtccatatttttaatttagtAGTATTTGATGAAGCAATTAtgcactaaccggccactttattaggtacaccttactactaccAGGATGGACcatcttttgtcttcagaactgccttaatccttggtggcacagattcaacaagctactgaaaTATTcgtcagagattttgctccatatttacatgatagcatcacacacgtgcagcagatttgtcggctgaaatggagactcatcagagcaggcaacgtttctccaatctactattgtccagttttggtgagtctgtgtgaattgtagcctcagtttccggtTCTTAGCTCACAGGAGTGGCAAccactgcagcagatcgtcttgaccatgtctacaggcctaaatgcattgagctgctgccatgtgattggctgattagagattAGCTTTAAGAAAGCAGttgcacaggtgtacctaataaagtggccagtgtatgTACTGTACACAAGTCATTATAAATTGAATTACCTCTTAAAAGAAACAATTCTTCCCAGAAGATATGTATTTTgatcattaaaacattaaaatatgcaGTTTAATTTACATATTGCATTGTTTAGAAATGCGTGTAGAACAAAACAGAACACACGATTGTCTTGAATGATTAATACTGATTAAAGCAACAGCATCCAAATAATAGCAATGAGATTATTATATTTCACAGTATAaacaatgtgcaaataaaattcaCGAATGagtatattttacagtacaatATAAATAGTAAAGATGGATCATTAGTATCAGCTcaggacacacacgcacacacgcacacacacacacacacacacacacacacacacacacacacacacacacacacacacacacacacacacacacacacacacacacacacacacacacacacacacacacacacacactgtagatgTAATTTGTTTTCTTACACTGTGTGTTGTTGCTCCGCCTTGTTGTGAATTTCTATGAATATCTAAGC belongs to Danio rerio strain Tuebingen ecotype United States chromosome 1, GRCz12tu, whole genome shotgun sequence and includes:
- the ggact.2 gene encoding gamma-glutamylaminecyclotransferase B produces the protein MPLVFVYGTLKKGQPNYFRLIDSSNGQAEFITCARTVEPYPLVITGECNIPFLLNVPGSGQRVYGEIYSVDQKMLEFLDWFEECPDWYQRTLIQLEILKGNGETEVEEAFVYTKTKYEPDWLNKPTYDSYDSNGDHGLKYAYEEDMTRSTLDQKSADFSQNSEQEIKKNNSLQILTSTGDDHDVNFRGPLQ
- the ggact.1 gene encoding gamma-glutamylaminecyclotransferase A (The RefSeq protein has 1 substitution compared to this genomic sequence), yielding MIAIHILLLVFSNIVLPALCINVFVYGTLKKGQSNYHELTNTTHGQAEFITCARTKDPYPMVIATKDKFPFLLNVPGSGQQVYGEIYNVDQNMLDFLDEFEECPDLYQRTSIQLKILKGNGDSEEAFVYSTSTFDPDWLNKPTFSVYDATGDPGNNCVSRE